One window from the genome of Jiangella alba encodes:
- a CDS encoding Xaa-Pro dipeptidyl-peptidase, producing MVRARRLLAVPVALALTATAAVATSVGAGAADDDEPGIVVENGVTQPVFGYDDAIRERVFITSPYDSDANGELDVIAIDIMRPAASEQGLDVPVIMDPSPYYSTLGRGNESELKADLDGDGLLDRWPLFYDNYFVPRGYAVVLMDMIGTNNSTGCPTVHDDSDNLSPKVVIDWLNGRIPGVDANGDEVVADWHNGKTGLIGKSYDGTLANGTAVSGVEGLTTIVPISAISSYYDYTRSNGVVQRGNNYLASLANTVTNPDRRDHCRPVRDFLSANDGDETGDYTPFWHVRDYNRDVDKVKASVFVVHGLNDENVRPDHFSKWWYGLAENDVPRKLWLTQTGHIDPFDFRREAWVDEIHKWFDFWLHDVDNGIMDEPIVDIERAPDVWETANDWPIPGSRPTRVWLEPNPGAAGGLSVIPNRPLDPTLSFTDDPNQRETAMVSNEETVTPNRLVYLSDPLTAPLHISGTPTVKLQARVDAVDTNFGAILVDYGPAERVQRAGDGVVTGTVEDCWGATATWGGYAEDACYKEVLKRVALTQREVVTKGIVDGVNLYDYSTPTPLVPGATYDVEFPLLPEDYVFPEGHRIGVIIVGSYRDYGSQADPNRATISVLPQRSVVELPIVGGRAAAGRAGLE from the coding sequence GTGGTCAGAGCCCGCAGGTTGCTCGCCGTCCCCGTCGCCCTCGCGCTGACCGCGACCGCCGCGGTCGCCACCAGCGTGGGGGCCGGCGCCGCGGACGACGACGAGCCAGGCATCGTGGTCGAGAACGGCGTGACCCAGCCGGTCTTCGGCTATGACGACGCGATCCGCGAGCGCGTCTTCATCACGTCGCCGTACGACTCGGACGCGAACGGCGAGCTCGACGTCATCGCGATCGACATCATGCGCCCGGCCGCCAGCGAGCAGGGGCTGGACGTCCCGGTGATCATGGACCCGAGCCCGTACTACTCGACGCTCGGGCGGGGCAACGAGTCGGAGCTGAAGGCCGACCTCGACGGCGACGGCCTGCTGGACCGCTGGCCGCTGTTCTACGACAACTACTTCGTGCCGCGCGGGTACGCCGTGGTCCTCATGGACATGATCGGCACGAACAACTCGACCGGCTGCCCCACGGTGCACGACGACTCGGACAACCTGTCGCCGAAGGTGGTCATCGACTGGCTGAACGGCCGCATCCCCGGCGTCGACGCAAACGGCGACGAGGTGGTGGCCGACTGGCACAACGGGAAGACCGGGCTCATCGGCAAGTCCTACGACGGCACGCTGGCGAACGGCACCGCGGTGTCGGGCGTGGAGGGGCTGACGACGATCGTGCCGATCAGCGCGATCTCCAGCTACTACGACTACACCCGCAGCAACGGCGTCGTGCAGCGCGGCAACAACTACCTCGCCAGCCTCGCCAACACGGTGACGAACCCGGACCGCCGTGACCACTGCCGCCCGGTCCGCGACTTCCTGTCCGCGAACGACGGTGACGAGACCGGCGACTACACGCCGTTCTGGCACGTGCGCGACTACAACCGCGACGTCGACAAGGTGAAGGCCAGCGTGTTCGTCGTGCACGGCCTGAACGACGAGAACGTCCGCCCCGACCACTTCAGCAAGTGGTGGTACGGCCTCGCCGAGAACGACGTGCCGCGCAAGCTCTGGCTCACGCAGACCGGCCACATCGACCCGTTCGACTTCCGCCGCGAGGCGTGGGTCGACGAGATCCACAAGTGGTTCGACTTCTGGCTCCACGACGTCGACAACGGGATCATGGACGAGCCGATCGTCGACATCGAGCGCGCCCCCGACGTGTGGGAGACGGCGAACGACTGGCCGATCCCGGGCTCGCGTCCCACCCGCGTCTGGCTGGAGCCGAACCCGGGCGCGGCCGGCGGCCTGTCCGTCATCCCGAACCGCCCGCTCGACCCGACGCTGAGCTTCACCGACGATCCGAACCAGCGCGAGACGGCGATGGTGTCGAACGAGGAGACGGTGACGCCGAACCGGCTGGTGTACCTGTCCGACCCGCTGACGGCGCCGCTGCACATCTCCGGCACGCCGACGGTGAAACTGCAGGCCAGGGTGGACGCGGTGGACACCAACTTCGGCGCGATCCTGGTCGACTACGGGCCGGCCGAGCGGGTGCAGCGGGCCGGTGACGGCGTCGTCACCGGCACCGTCGAGGACTGCTGGGGCGCGACCGCCACGTGGGGCGGCTACGCGGAGGACGCCTGCTACAAGGAGGTGCTCAAGCGGGTCGCGCTGACCCAGCGCGAGGTCGTCACGAAGGGGATCGTCGACGGCGTCAACCTGTACGACTACAGCACGCCGACGCCGCTGGTGCCGGGCGCGACGTACGACGTGGAGTTCCCGCTGCTGCCGGAGGACTACGTGTTCCCGGAGGGGCACCGCATCGGCGTGATCATCGTCGGCAGCTACCGCGACTACGGCAGCCAGGCCGACCCGAACCGGGCCACCATCTCGGTGCTGCCGCAGCGCAGCGTCGTCGAGCTGCCGATCGTCGGCGGCCGGGCCGCGGCCGGGCGGGCCGGACTGGAGTGA